The nucleotide sequence GCCCCGCCCTTCCAGCAATCAGGTCTTCGGCAGGGTCACGCCAACCTGGCCCTGGTATTTGCCGCCACGGTCCTTGTACGAGGTTTCGCACACTTCATCGGATTCGAAGAACAGCACTTGCGCCACGCCTTCGTTGGCGTAGATTTTCGCCGGCAACGGTGTCGTATTCGAAAACTCCAGGGTCACGAAACCTTCCCATTCCGGTTCGAACGGGGTGACATTGACGATGATGCCGCAGCGCGCATACGTGCTCTTGCCCAGGCAAATCGTCAATACATTGCGGGGAATGCGGAAATACTCGACCGTGCGGGCCAGCGCGAACGAGTTCGGCGGGATGATGCAATAGCCCTTGCCAGACACATCGACGAAGTTATTCGCGTCAAAATCCTTCGGATCGACGATGGTAGTGTTGATGTTGGTAAACAACTTGAACTCGTCGGCGCAACGGATGTCATAGCCATAGCTGGACGTGCCGTAAGAAACGATGCGGTTGCCGTCGCGTTCCTTGACCTGGCCCGGTTCGAACGGCTCGATCATGCCCGTTGTTTCCGCCATGCGGCGTATCCATTTATCGCTTTTAATCGTCATCGCAGGGGCTCTTTCTAGAATATCGGAATGGCGGGGGCCGCACGCCTGCTGCAGGCGCGGCCCGAATGGCAGGATTTTACGCGAAAACCCGCCACTGTTGGCCCTTGCAAGATGAAAATCGTTGGCGTCAGGCTACTGCTTCGCCAGCAAGGAAGCGATCATCTCGCGCACCACTTGCGCCGTCAGTTCCGGGTTTTCCATGGGAAACAGATGGCCGCCCGGCACCTGGCGGAAAAACCTGCCGACCAGCTTGCGCGTGGCCTTCAAACCCGCCTGGCGGCATTCCACCGATGCCGTGCCGCCGATAAAACCGATGGGCACGGGAAAGCCATCCTTGACGAGGCCGCCGATATGATGCGGCAAGCTGCGATAAACATCCGTTTCCACTTCGCGCGTAAAGCGCAGCTGCACCCCGTCCGGGTGGGGAACCAGGCCGCTATCGATATAGTCGCGCAAGACTTGCGGCGCCCAGATCGCGAACATGTCTTTGGAGGCAAAGTGTGCATACGCGGCTTGCGCATCGGGCCACAACTTGCGCCGCCGGGCGGAAAAGCGCGACGGAGAAAACCGTTCGCCCAGCGCCGTATTGCGCGCCAGGCGCACCAGCAAGGCGCGCCAGCCCGCCACCACGGGCGAATCGAGCAAGACCACGCAGCGCACCAGGTCGGGGCGCTGCTTGGCCACCATGACGCTGAGCATGCCGCCAAGCGAATGGCCGACGAGGATCACGGGCGCGCTGTAGCGGCGTTCCAGGTCGTCGATGTATTCGCGCACCAGCTCGGGCCAGCCCGTGCTGACGGGGTAAGCGGGATCGTGCGCGTGCATGTCGAGCGCCTGCACGCTGTAGTGCTGACCCAGCAAGGCGAACAGCCTGCGGTAGGTGCCTGCAGGATAACTGTTGGCATGGGCAAAGTGCAGTTGCGGGAGTGTCATCGTGGGATGGTGCCGGTGAATGCGATAGGCAATTGTAATGGCATGCCGGCAAGCCGTATCAGAGGAAGGCCTCTAATTGCCGGGGTGCTTGCGCCATGCCGGGCACGAAGGAGGCCAGCACCGCGCCCAGCTCGGCACTTGATTCCACTATGCAAAAGGCGTCGTCGAACGCATGCTCGCGGTTCATATGATTGCGCACGATGATGCATTCCAGCC is from Janthinobacterium sp. 61 and encodes:
- a CDS encoding alpha/beta fold hydrolase is translated as MTLPQLHFAHANSYPAGTYRRLFALLGQHYSVQALDMHAHDPAYPVSTGWPELVREYIDDLERRYSAPVILVGHSLGGMLSVMVAKQRPDLVRCVVLLDSPVVAGWRALLVRLARNTALGERFSPSRFSARRRKLWPDAQAAYAHFASKDMFAIWAPQVLRDYIDSGLVPHPDGVQLRFTREVETDVYRSLPHHIGGLVKDGFPVPIGFIGGTASVECRQAGLKATRKLVGRFFRQVPGGHLFPMENPELTAQVVREMIASLLAKQ
- the dcd gene encoding dCTP deaminase is translated as MTIKSDKWIRRMAETTGMIEPFEPGQVKERDGNRIVSYGTSSYGYDIRCADEFKLFTNINTTIVDPKDFDANNFVDVSGKGYCIIPPNSFALARTVEYFRIPRNVLTICLGKSTYARCGIIVNVTPFEPEWEGFVTLEFSNTTPLPAKIYANEGVAQVLFFESDEVCETSYKDRGGKYQGQVGVTLPKT